In Metarhizium brunneum chromosome 3, complete sequence, a genomic segment contains:
- the las21_0 gene encoding GPI ethanolamine phosphate transferase 2 encodes MATDAGLRLSAVLVAIANILVPLSIATFGIGFFPYKPVLPGLAEYEPLEFGEPPRAPFDRLVFMVVDALRSDFVFSQGSGFEYTQSLIRKGVAMPFTANARSPTVTMPRLKAITTGSIPSFVDLILNFDEADTSSTLAAQDTWLAQIRAAGKGKLLMFGDDTWLKLFPETFDRYDGTSSFFVSDFTEVDNNVTRNIPGELENKDWGLMVLHYLGLDHIGHKSGPRSNNMPPKQREMDSIVKLIYEGLESKDHLKSTLFVLCGDHGMNDAGNHGASSPGETSPALVFMSPKFKGVLPKLAAPTQPKDEFDYYTMVEQSDITPTIAALLGFPISKNNLGAFIPDFLSFWPSPKDQIQILTRNAKQILGIVTAVSGKELFDPKTNSKPCSLEDTDMNALACDWHRLSKEADSLLGSSTLDPIWLSGMANWLRKAQDLMSSMASNYDIPKLALGQTLALVAVVCNVLAMTRLGTAGVGNILPLVVVTVSYGGMMFASSYVEEEQHFWYWSSTIWIGHLGLGAIRRTRAASSGLRYLLALGVIRLIRSWNQTGQKFAGEADLVKLFLVPNPPLLWALIIASYFVASLQLMSSIHDLPYVAVTSVTSVLVSSAFTFKLAFTAEDSPELVTAFAKKMNDAFHGQSLLSRARVVFAVLLLLSSFAVYQARKGGSKAISSAKLIHHIYAFLAMTQSRATNIPLLLLSSILLHLLDFSELTVAEITTTSILFQYASFFAFGGSNAISSVDLSSAYNGISGFNVVAVGALTFISNWAGPIFWVIATNLLLLEKFRQGQRHIFRHHLVLLTLFATASVAFVMAACTALRTHLFIWTVFSPKYLYCMAWNLAQHLAINVGLGSLLFSLGAR; translated from the exons atggccaccgacGCTGGGCTGCGGCTGAGTGCTGTTCTTGTAGCCATAGCCAATATTTTGGTGCCCTTGTCCATTGCTACATTTGGAATCGGATTCTTCCCTTATAAACCGGTTCTTCCTGGCCTTGCGGAATATGAGCCACTGGAGTTTGGTGAGCCACCACGCGCGCCATTTGACCGGCTGGTGTTCATGGTGGTTGATGCGCTTAGAAG TGACTTCGTCTTCTCCCAAGGCTCTGGGTTTGAATATACTCAAAG TCTCATTCGAAAGGGCGTGGCCATGCCGTTTACTGCCAACGCTCGCTCGCCAACAGTTACCATGCCGAGACTGAAGGCCATCACCACTGGGTCAATCCCGTCATTTGTCGACTTGATTCTCAACTTTGATGAGGCCGACACCTCATCCACTCTGGCTGCCCAAGACACCTGGCTTGCCCAAATTCGGGCCGCTGGCAAGGGCAAGCTGTTGATGTTTGGCGATGATACTTGGCTCAAGCTATTTCCTGAAACTTTCGACCGCTATGACGGCACGTCCAGCTTTTTTGTTTCG GATTTCACAGAGGTGGATAATAATGTTACCAGAAACATTCCGGGTGAGCTCGAGAATAAGGATTGGGGCCTCATGGTACTGCATTACTTGGGCTTGGATCATATCGGCCACAAGTCCGGACCGCGAAG TAACAACATGCCCCCAAAACAACGCGAAATGGATAGTATCGTAAAACTGATTTACGAGGGCTTGGAATCAAAAGACCACTTGAAGTCAACCCTGTTTGTACTCTGCGGTGATCACGGAATGAATGATGCTGGGAACCACGGCGCGTCATCTCCTGGCGAGACTTCCCCAGCACTTGTCTTCATGTCTCCAAAATTCAAAGGTGTTTTGCCCAAGTTGGCGGCCCCAACGCAACCCAAGGATGAATTTGACTACTACACCATGGTAGAACAGTCCGACATTACCCCCACAATTGCTGCGTTGCTCGGCTTTCCAATCTCCAAAAACAATCTTGGTGCATTCATACCTGATTTTCTGTCATTTTGGCCCTCGCCAAAGGATCAAATACAGATTCTAACCCGAAACGCGAAACAGATACTTGGTATCGTGACAGCCGTTTCTGGCAAGGAGCTGTTTGACCCGAAAACAAATAGCAAGCCTTGTTCCCTCGAAGATACCGACATGAACGCTTTGGCATGCGATTGGCACAGGCTAAGTAAAGAAGCTGATTCATTGCTTGGGTCTTCGACATTGGACCCGATCTGGCTTTCTGGCATGGCCAATTGGCTTCGCAAAGCTCAGGATTTGATGAGCAGCATGGCCTCAAACTACGACATCCCGAAACTAGCCTTGGGCCAGACACTTGCTCTGGTGGCCGTCGTTTGCAATGTGTTGGCAATGACACGCCTGGGAACTGCCGGTGTCGGGAACATCTTGCCCCTAGTTGTCGTGACTGTATCGTACGGCGGGATGATGTTTGCCAGCAGCtacgtcgaggaggagcaaCATTTTTGGTACTGGTCCTCTACTATTTGGATTGggcaccttggcctcggcgctATTCGAAG AACTCGAGCTGCATCCAGCGGCCTAAGGTATTTGCTGGCATTGGGCGTCATTCGACTGATAAGGAGCTGGAACCAAACAGGGCAAAAATTTGCAGGGGAAGCAGACCTAGTCAAACTATTTCTTGTACCCAATCCGCCGCTTTTGTGGGCTTTGATCATCGCCTCATATTTTGTGGCATCTCTTCAGCTCATGTCCAGCATTCACGACTTGCCATACGTTGCCGTTACATCAGTCACATCTGTGCTGGTCTCCTCCGCCTTCACTTTCAAACTCGCCTTTACGGCCGAGGATTCGCCGGAACTCGTCACAGCCTTTGCCAAGAAAATGAACGATGCGTTTCATGGGCAGTCTTTGCTTTCAAGGGCCAGGGTCGTCTTTGCCGTCCTCTTGCTACTCTCCAGTTTCGCAGTCTACCAGGCTCGAAAGGGAGGCTCGAAAGCCATATCCTCTG CTAAACTGATACATCACATCTACGCCTTCCTGGCAATGACTCAATCCCGGGCGACAAACATCCcgcttctcctcctctcgAGCATACTCCTACACTTGCTAGACTTCAGTGAACTGACAGTGGCCGAAATAACCACTACATCAATTCTGTTCCAGTACGCAtccttttttgcctttggcgGATCAAATGCCATCTCGTCAGTCGATTTATCGAGCGCCTATAACGGCATCAGTGGCTtcaatgtcgtcgccgtcggcgccctCACATTCATCAGCAACTGGGCAGGCCCCATCTTCTGGGTCATAGCGACCAATCTGCTACTCCTGGAGAAATTCAGACAGGGCCAGCGGCACATCTTTCGTCATCACTTGGTTCTCCTGACCCTATTTGCGACGGCTAGTGTTGCCTTTGTCATGGCAGCTTGCACGGCCTTGCGAACACACCTCTTCATTTGGACTGTCTTCTCACCCAAATATCTGTACTGTATGGCTTGGAATTTGGCCCAGCACCTGGCCATAAATGTTGGCTTGGGTAGccttctcttttctctcGGTGCGAGGTAG